One genomic segment of Panicum virgatum strain AP13 chromosome 2N, P.virgatum_v5, whole genome shotgun sequence includes these proteins:
- the LOC120659958 gene encoding calcium-dependent protein kinase 13-like isoform X1: MGNACGGTLRSKHLHSFKCAASQRQDSEYSAAAAADSPKKPASRAPMPPAAATTTDAHAGHASVSPTAGMRIDGAGAPPDLGSVLGHPTPNLCDLYAQGRKLGQGQFGTTYLCTELATGSTTRRCLAGPPVDSGRLEVKIRRVGVLLRPGGRVGAPPRARAAPASGAGRRSPRARGRELRRGRAGKSSAAGTGTSGGAARGGRAGAEMGGYC; this comes from the exons ATGGGCAACGCATGCGGCGGCACCCTTAGATCCAAGCATCTGCACAGCTTCAAGTGCGCCGCGTCGCAGCGCCAGGACTCCGAGTACAGCGCCGCGGCAGCCGCCGACTCGCCGAAGAAGCCCGCCTCCCGCGCGCCcatgccgcccgccgccgccaccaccacggaCGCCCACGCGGGCCACGCGTCGGTGTCGCCCACCGCCGGGATGAGGATCGACGGGGCGGGCGCGCCGCCAGACCTCGGCTCCGTGCTCGGCCACCCCACGCCCAACCTCTGCGACCTCTACGCGCAGGGCCGCAAGCTCGGGCAGGGGCAGTTCGGCACCACCTACCTCTGCACCGAGCTCGCCACGGGGTCGACTACTCGCCGCTGCCTCGCCGGACCTCCGGTCGATTCCGGCCGCCTAGAG GTCAAGATCCGCCGCGTAGGGGTGCTGCTCCGACCGGGCGGGCGGGTAGGAGCTCCGCCGCGTGCGCGTGCGGCTCCAGCCAGCGGCGCGGGCAGGAGATCGCCGCGAGCGCGGGGgcgggagctccgccgcgggcgcgcgggaaAGAGCTCTGCCGCCGGCACGGGCACctccggcggggcggcgcgtgggggGCGGGCCGGCGCGGAGATGGGAGGCTATTGCTAG
- the LOC120659958 gene encoding calcium-dependent protein kinase 13-like isoform X4: protein MGNACGGTLRSKHLHSFKCAASQRQDSEYSAAAAADSPKKPASRAPMPPAAATTTDAHAGHASVSPTAGMRIDGAGAPPDLGSVLGHPTPNLCDLYAQGRKLGQGQFGTTYLCTELATGSTTRRCLAGPPVDSGRLECSKLIRLTLHGG from the exons ATGGGCAACGCATGCGGCGGCACCCTTAGATCCAAGCATCTGCACAGCTTCAAGTGCGCCGCGTCGCAGCGCCAGGACTCCGAGTACAGCGCCGCGGCAGCCGCCGACTCGCCGAAGAAGCCCGCCTCCCGCGCGCCcatgccgcccgccgccgccaccaccacggaCGCCCACGCGGGCCACGCGTCGGTGTCGCCCACCGCCGGGATGAGGATCGACGGGGCGGGCGCGCCGCCAGACCTCGGCTCCGTGCTCGGCCACCCCACGCCCAACCTCTGCGACCTCTACGCGCAGGGCCGCAAGCTCGGGCAGGGGCAGTTCGGCACCACCTACCTCTGCACCGAGCTCGCCACGGGGTCGACTACTCGCCGCTGCCTCGCCGGACCTCCGGTCGATTCCGGCCGCCTAGAG TGCTCGAAACTCATCCGTCTTAcgcttcatggtggctga
- the LOC120659958 gene encoding calcium-dependent protein kinase 13-like isoform X2, translating to MGNACGGTLRSKHLHSFKCAASQRQDSEYSAAAAADSPKKPASRAPMPPAAATTTDAHAGHASVSPTAGMRIDGAGAPPDLGSVLGHPTPNLCDLYAQGRKLGQGQFGTTYLCTELATGSTTRRCLAGPPVDSGRLEKNEIDQPLPATNVDPSAKTEPDVLN from the exons ATGGGCAACGCATGCGGCGGCACCCTTAGATCCAAGCATCTGCACAGCTTCAAGTGCGCCGCGTCGCAGCGCCAGGACTCCGAGTACAGCGCCGCGGCAGCCGCCGACTCGCCGAAGAAGCCCGCCTCCCGCGCGCCcatgccgcccgccgccgccaccaccacggaCGCCCACGCGGGCCACGCGTCGGTGTCGCCCACCGCCGGGATGAGGATCGACGGGGCGGGCGCGCCGCCAGACCTCGGCTCCGTGCTCGGCCACCCCACGCCCAACCTCTGCGACCTCTACGCGCAGGGCCGCAAGCTCGGGCAGGGGCAGTTCGGCACCACCTACCTCTGCACCGAGCTCGCCACGGGGTCGACTACTCGCCGCTGCCTCGCCGGACCTCCGGTCGATTCCGGCCGCCTAGAG AAGAACGAAATCGATCAACCTCTCCCTGCTACCAATGTTGATCCTTCTGCAAAAACAGAACCAGATGTGCTGAATTGA
- the LOC120659958 gene encoding calcium-dependent protein kinase 13-like isoform X3 produces the protein MGNACGGTLRSKHLHSFKCAASQRQDSEYSAAAAADSPKKPASRAPMPPAAATTTDAHAGHASVSPTAGMRIDGAGAPPDLGSVLGHPTPNLCDLYAQGRKLGQGQFGTTYLCTELATGSTTRRCLAGPPVDSGRLEGATRLSKSTEGEMRL, from the coding sequence ATGGGCAACGCATGCGGCGGCACCCTTAGATCCAAGCATCTGCACAGCTTCAAGTGCGCCGCGTCGCAGCGCCAGGACTCCGAGTACAGCGCCGCGGCAGCCGCCGACTCGCCGAAGAAGCCCGCCTCCCGCGCGCCcatgccgcccgccgccgccaccaccacggaCGCCCACGCGGGCCACGCGTCGGTGTCGCCCACCGCCGGGATGAGGATCGACGGGGCGGGCGCGCCGCCAGACCTCGGCTCCGTGCTCGGCCACCCCACGCCCAACCTCTGCGACCTCTACGCGCAGGGCCGCAAGCTCGGGCAGGGGCAGTTCGGCACCACCTACCTCTGCACCGAGCTCGCCACGGGGTCGACTACTCGCCGCTGCCTCGCCGGACCTCCGGTCGATTCCGGCCGCCTAGAG
- the LOC120659959 gene encoding uncharacterized protein LOC120659959, whose amino-acid sequence MAPPSKCFLILLLVAFTKIANTAAIRAEPSATAAVPSPANGVVLHPEAEYSIPDLPVPALLPCPPLFPKIPLIPCHKVPPPPPEVTECRPSLEKLMPCAGFLTDGSVFAPPPECCAAFDPFYEDAAALTCLCHLTDGDIGELLPAPLNRRRIVPLLIACDFRIRPDTFSDVCNALSKSCD is encoded by the coding sequence ATGGCTCCTCCAAGTAAAtgcttcctgatcctcttgcTCGTCGCCTTCACCAAGATCGCCAACACTGCGGCGATCAGAGCCGAACCATCGGCCACGGCTGCCGTTCCGTCACCGGCCAACGGTGTTGTTCTGCATCCGGAGGCCGAGTACAGCATCCCCGACCTGCCAGTCCCAGCGCTGCTTCCTTGCCCTCCGCTGTTCCCGAAGATCCCGCTCATCCCCTGCCACaaagtgccgccgccgccgccggaggtaaCGGAGTGCCGGCCGTCGCTGGAGAAGCTGATGCCGTGCGCGGGCTTCCTCACCGATGGCAGCGTCTTCGCGCCTCCGCCCGAATGCTGCGCCGCCTTCGATCCGTTCTACGAGGATGCAGCCGCGCTCACCTGCCTCTGCCACCTCACCGACGGCGACATCGGCGAGCTCCTGCCGGCGCCCCTGAATCGCAGGCGCATTGTTCCCCTCCTGATCGCGTGTGATTTCCGGATTAGACCGGATACCTTTTCCGATGTATGCAACGCGTTGAGTAAGTCGTGTGACTAA